The segment AACCGTGCGGTGCGCACCGCCTTCAAGGCCTATTACGACGCGGGGATGATCTACCGCGGCGCGCGCATGGTCAACTGGTGCACCCGCTGTCATACGTCAATCTCCGACCTCGAGGTGGAGTACGAGGACCAAAGCTCCCACCTGTGGTACGTCCGTTACCCCCTGGCCGACGGCTCGGGGAGCCTGGTCGTGGCCACCACGCGGCCGGAGACGATGCTGGGCGACACGGCGGTGGCGGTCCACCCCGAGGATGAGCGGTATAATGCCTTCGTCGGCCGGGAGGTGGACCTGCCGCTCACCGGGCGGCGTATCCCGGTCATCGCCGACGAGCGCGTGGACCCCGCCTTCGGCACCGGGGCGGTGAAGGTGACCCCGGCCCACGACCCCAATGACCACGAGATGGCCGGGCGGCACGGTCTGGAGAGCCTGGTGGTCATAGACTTCGAGGGGCGGATGACCGCCGACGCCGGGGCCGGTTACGCGGGGCTCGGCATCGAGGAATGCCGGAAAAAAGTGGTCGCCGACCTCGAGAATCTGGGCCTTTTGGAGAAGACCGAGGATTACGCCCACTCGGTGGGCACCTGTTACCGCTGCCACAAGACCATCGAGCCGCTGGTGAGCGAGCAATGGTGGATGGACATGAGCTCCCTGAAGGAGCCCGCCATCCGCGTCGTGGAGCGGGGCGAGGTGAAGTTCATCCCCGAGCGCTGGACCAAGGTCTACCTCGACTGGATGGAGAACCTGCGGGACTGGAACATCGGCCGCCAGCTCTGGTGGGGTCACCGGATGCCGCTCTGGTACTGCGACGCCTGCGGCGGAATCGTGGTGGAGATAGAAACCCCCGAGCGGTGCCCGAAATGCGGCGGAGCCTTGCGCCAGGAGGAGGATGTCCTGGACACTTGGTTCTCCTCGGCGCTCTGGCCGCTCTCGACCCTGGGCTGGCCCGACGACGAGGAGCAGTTGAAGAGGCTCTACCCCACCGCCGTCCTTTCCACCGCGCCGGACATCATCTACCTCTGGGTGGCGCGGATGATTATGAGTGGGATGCACTTCCGCGGGGAGAAACCCTTCAGCCACGTGTACCTCCACGCCACCATCCTGGCCAAGGACGGCCGGCGGATGAGCAAATCCCTGGGCAACGGCGTGGACCCGCGCGAGGTCATCGGCGAATACGGCACCGACGCCCTGCGCTTCACCCTGGTCATTCTCACCGGCCAGGGGCAGTCGGTGCGGCTGTGGGAAGACCGCTTCACCGTGGGGCGCAACTTCGCCAACAAGGTCTGGAACGCCGCCCGCTT is part of the bacterium genome and harbors:
- a CDS encoding valine--tRNA ligase; its protein translation is NRAVRTAFKAYYDAGMIYRGARMVNWCTRCHTSISDLEVEYEDQSSHLWYVRYPLADGSGSLVVATTRPETMLGDTAVAVHPEDERYNAFVGREVDLPLTGRRIPVIADERVDPAFGTGAVKVTPAHDPNDHEMAGRHGLESLVVIDFEGRMTADAGAGYAGLGIEECRKKVVADLENLGLLEKTEDYAHSVGTCYRCHKTIEPLVSEQWWMDMSSLKEPAIRVVERGEVKFIPERWTKVYLDWMENLRDWNIGRQLWWGHRMPLWYCDACGGIVVEIETPERCPKCGGALRQEEDVLDTWFSSALWPLSTLGWPDDEEQLKRLYPTAVLSTAPDIIYLWVARMIMSGMHFRGEKPFSHVYLHATILAKDGRRMSKSLGNGVDPREVIGEYGTDALRFTLVILTGQGQSVRLWEDRFTVGRNFANKVWNAARFLQLNLAGSRLADEAPLTAGELPDDRELTLEDRWIISRLGRLAGEVTDSLEAYRFNEAAHLVYEGFWHDYCDWYLELVKPRLYGDDPKAKGVALAVALHGMRLLLKLLHPIMPFITEELFHRLFPNAPADLMVSPWEGQAERSKYAGDEDHGIGSGGDDWPGYAGDEEHVERLQKLIDTVRNIRGEMGVPPGAKVRLLVKTTDGDLAALVEAQAGYFANLAGVEEIEAGPEVVKPKGAAVGVAGEVELYVPLAGVVDFTAELERVKKELGKVRERLFKVEKKLADAQFRQKAPAEVVKGEEEKRDRLAAELEALERHLKHVEEML